A window of the Lactuca sativa cultivar Salinas chromosome 5, Lsat_Salinas_v11, whole genome shotgun sequence genome harbors these coding sequences:
- the LOC111897918 gene encoding uncharacterized protein LOC111897918 gives MSLFLKLKHHLPHGFHTRAPIISLNSINSTWLTRNFSQPAKQTQEHEEEEIEIDQKRLPTDYDPTTFDPTEHRSPPTDRVWRLVDEMSSLTLLEVAELSSIMMKKMGMKEPPVVAVMKPGAAGLAAAGTGGGQAAAKEEVKPEKSVFELKLESFEAASKIKIIKEVRSCTDLGLKEAKDLVEKAPVVFKKGVSKEECEQIIEKMKGVGAKVVME, from the coding sequence ATGAGTTTATTTCTAAAGCTTAAGCACCATTTACCCCATGGATTTCACACACGTGCTCCAATAATTTCCCTCAATTCCATAAACTCAACATGGTTGACCAGAAACTTCAGTCAACCCGCAAAACAAACACAAGAACACGAAGAAGAAGAAATAGAAATCGACCAAAAACGTCTCCCAACCGATTACGACCCCACAACATTCGATCCAACCGAACACCGGAGCCCACCAACAGACCGTGTTTGGAGACTCGTGGACGAAATGTCATCGCTCACATTACTCGAAGTGGCCGAACTCTCTTCAATTATGATGAAAAAAATGGGCATGAAAGAGCCGCCGGTGGTGGCGGTGATGAAACCGGGTGCCGCCGGTTTGGCCGCCGCAGGAACTGGCGGTGGGCAGGCGGCGGCTAAGGAGGAGGTGAAGCCGGAAAAGTCGGTTTTTGAATTGAAGTTGGAGTCGTTTGAAGCGGCTTCGAAGATTAAGATTATTAAGGAGGTTAGGAGTTGTACTGATTTAGGGCTTAAGGAAGCTAAAGATTTGGTTGAAAAGGCACCGGTTGTGTTTAAGAAAGGGGTGAGTAAAGAAGAATGTGAGCAAATAATTGAGAAAATGAAAGGTGTTGGTGCTAAAGTTGTGATGGAGTAG